One window of the Halobacillus litoralis genome contains the following:
- a CDS encoding pyrimidine-nucleoside phosphorylase yields the protein MRMYDIIVKKRDGGELTKAEIDFFVEGYTKGDIPDYQASALTMAIYFQGMTQEETATLTQAMVDSGETIDLSAIEGHKVDKHSTGGVGDKVTFIVGPLVASVGVPVAKMSGRGLGHTGGTLDKLESVKDLEIEMTKEKFIENVNTHKLAVAGQTGNLAPADKKLYALRDVTGTVDSLPLIAGSIMSKKLASGADSIVLDVKTGSGAFMKTLEDSEALAREMVNIGNNLGRNTVAVISDMNQPLGFEVGNANEIKEAARILQGENVEDLRRLSLELASHMTVLAEVFNSYEEAYEALEANLENGKAFQSLRTLIESQGGDVSMIDDLDRLPKAAYEVEVNADQDGFVSAIDAESIGIAAMYLGAGRATKDDVINHGVGITLKKKIGDEVKAGEPLVVLLSDEKNPTASIDKVKESYTITNEKVEKPTLIHNIIK from the coding sequence ATGAGAATGTACGACATTATTGTTAAAAAAAGAGACGGTGGGGAACTGACAAAAGCGGAGATTGACTTTTTTGTAGAAGGATATACAAAAGGTGATATTCCTGATTATCAGGCTTCAGCATTGACAATGGCCATCTACTTCCAAGGAATGACACAGGAAGAGACAGCCACACTGACCCAAGCAATGGTTGATTCTGGGGAGACGATTGACTTGTCTGCAATTGAAGGCCATAAAGTCGACAAGCACTCTACTGGGGGAGTAGGCGACAAAGTGACCTTTATTGTAGGACCTCTCGTTGCTTCTGTAGGTGTTCCTGTAGCGAAAATGTCCGGTCGTGGTCTTGGACATACAGGTGGCACGCTGGATAAGTTGGAGTCCGTCAAAGATCTTGAAATTGAAATGACGAAAGAGAAATTCATCGAAAATGTCAATACACATAAGCTGGCGGTAGCAGGCCAGACAGGTAACCTGGCTCCTGCTGACAAAAAACTTTACGCCCTGCGTGATGTAACAGGGACAGTGGATTCCCTGCCATTGATAGCAGGATCCATTATGAGTAAAAAACTTGCCTCCGGTGCTGATAGCATCGTGCTTGATGTGAAAACAGGCTCTGGCGCTTTCATGAAGACACTTGAAGATTCTGAAGCACTGGCACGCGAAATGGTGAATATAGGTAATAACCTGGGTCGTAACACAGTAGCGGTGATCAGTGATATGAACCAGCCGCTTGGTTTCGAGGTCGGAAATGCGAATGAAATCAAAGAGGCTGCTCGTATCCTACAAGGAGAGAATGTTGAAGATTTACGACGTTTGTCCCTTGAACTCGCATCTCATATGACTGTACTTGCAGAAGTGTTCAATTCCTATGAAGAAGCGTATGAAGCGCTTGAAGCGAATCTCGAAAATGGCAAAGCATTCCAATCTCTTCGGACATTGATTGAGTCTCAAGGTGGAGATGTGTCCATGATTGATGACCTGGATCGTTTACCTAAAGCGGCCTACGAAGTCGAAGTGAATGCCGATCAAGACGGTTTCGTTTCCGCAATTGACGCCGAGTCAATCGGGATTGCAGCTATGTATTTAGGAGCAGGCCGAGCAACGAAAGATGATGTGATCAATCATGGTGTCGGAATTACACTGAAGAAGAAAATTGGTGATGAAGTGAAAGCAGGCGAACCACTTGTTGTACTTCTGAGCGATGAGAAGAATCCGACTGCTTCGATCGATAAAGTGAAAGAATCTTATACGATTACCAATGAAAAAGTGGAAAAGCCTACACTGATCCACAATATTATCAAGTAA
- a CDS encoding HIT family protein produces MAECILCAPEKDEEQRILFENESCYYVQKDQRILKGSGLIVPKSHRTTVFELSEKEWLDTQALLHQVKEWLDDTMQPDGYNIGYNCYETGGQHIFHAHLHIIPRFEDEPHAGKGIRHWLKQEENKRHI; encoded by the coding sequence ATGGCTGAATGCATCTTATGCGCTCCTGAGAAAGACGAAGAACAAAGAATTCTTTTTGAAAATGAGTCGTGTTATTACGTGCAGAAAGACCAGCGAATTCTGAAAGGTTCTGGACTGATTGTACCTAAATCCCATAGGACTACAGTCTTTGAGCTTTCTGAAAAAGAATGGCTCGACACACAGGCGCTTCTTCATCAGGTGAAAGAGTGGTTGGATGATACCATGCAGCCTGACGGGTACAATATTGGATATAACTGTTACGAGACAGGTGGTCAACATATTTTCCATGCCCACCTCCATATCATCCCACGCTTTGAAGATGAACCTCATGCAGGCAAAGGCATTCGTCACTGGTTGAAGCAGGAAGAGAATAAACGGCATATATAG
- a CDS encoding D-alanyl-D-alanine carboxypeptidase family protein, producing MQKMISTFVALCLLFSLFPSTIIQAEEKASSEIVNSAESAILMEKNSGMTLYDKDSDKKLPPASMTKVMTLLLIMEELDKGNIKLEDTIRISEHAASMGGSQIFLEAGEEMNVEDLLKGIAVASGNDASVAMAEHIAGSEKTFVDQMNQKAKDLGLKNTHFENPTGLPAKGHYSTAHDMAVMARELLLHDEVTNYTKIYDDYLRKGQKNEFWLVNTNKLIKSYPGMDGLKTGYTSEAKYCLTASAQRDDMHMIAVVMGAENPKKRNADVTSLLDYGFGQYKGVKLYSKDDILQTMNVTRGEPRKIDLSPEKDVVVLQKKRDKENQYETEVKVANKSDLPLEKGAHMGWVIVKKGDEEVAKVRLETSEQVEQAGFLPLWQRSWRNLTSFQRF from the coding sequence ATGCAAAAAATGATAAGTACGTTCGTTGCTTTATGTTTACTGTTCAGCCTTTTCCCATCAACCATTATACAAGCAGAAGAAAAAGCTTCTTCTGAAATTGTAAATTCGGCTGAGTCTGCGATTTTGATGGAAAAAAACAGTGGAATGACTTTATATGATAAGGATTCCGATAAAAAGTTACCACCAGCCAGTATGACAAAAGTGATGACCCTTCTTCTCATAATGGAAGAATTGGATAAAGGGAACATCAAGCTTGAGGACACAATCAGGATCAGTGAACATGCTGCTTCTATGGGTGGATCGCAGATTTTCCTGGAAGCTGGAGAAGAGATGAATGTGGAAGATCTTTTGAAAGGGATCGCTGTCGCCTCAGGAAATGATGCAAGTGTGGCAATGGCCGAGCATATAGCAGGCAGTGAGAAAACTTTTGTGGACCAGATGAATCAAAAAGCGAAAGATTTAGGGTTGAAAAACACCCATTTTGAAAACCCGACAGGACTACCGGCAAAGGGGCATTATAGTACGGCACATGACATGGCGGTAATGGCACGTGAATTGCTGTTGCATGATGAAGTGACGAATTATACGAAAATCTATGATGACTATCTGCGTAAAGGCCAGAAGAATGAGTTTTGGTTAGTCAACACGAACAAACTTATCAAGTCCTACCCTGGAATGGACGGACTGAAAACAGGTTACACATCCGAAGCGAAGTATTGTTTGACGGCTTCTGCGCAAAGAGATGATATGCATATGATTGCAGTTGTCATGGGTGCGGAAAATCCGAAAAAGAGAAACGCTGATGTGACCAGCTTACTGGATTATGGGTTTGGGCAATACAAGGGTGTGAAGCTTTATTCTAAGGATGATATTTTGCAGACGATGAATGTGACACGTGGTGAGCCACGTAAAATCGATCTTTCGCCTGAAAAAGACGTAGTCGTATTGCAGAAGAAGAGGGACAAGGAGAATCAATATGAGACGGAAGTGAAAGTAGCAAATAAATCTGACCTTCCATTAGAAAAAGGAGCCCATATGGGATGGGTGATCGTGAAGAAAGGCGATGAAGAAGTGGCGAAAGTCCGTCTGGAAACGTCTGAACAGGTAGAACAGGCAGGGTTTTTACCTTTATGGCAGCGCTCGTGGAGGAATTTGACGAGCTTTCAGAGGTTTTAG
- the spoIIAA gene encoding anti-sigma F factor antagonist, whose product MSLNVNFVVRENVLLVRLDGELDHHEASRLRQSWQEHLQINGVEHVIVNLEKLSFMDSSGLGVMLGRYKEVQAKGNEMVICSISPEVRRLFDMSGMFKIMKLTDNEAFALEMLGVASCEMK is encoded by the coding sequence TTGAGTCTTAACGTAAATTTTGTGGTCAGAGAAAATGTATTGCTTGTTCGTCTGGATGGAGAGTTGGATCATCATGAGGCCAGCCGGCTTCGGCAGTCGTGGCAGGAGCATCTGCAGATCAACGGGGTCGAACATGTGATTGTGAATTTAGAGAAATTGTCCTTCATGGATAGTTCAGGTCTCGGGGTCATGCTCGGTCGTTATAAAGAAGTACAGGCAAAAGGGAATGAAATGGTGATTTGTTCGATCAGCCCGGAAGTCAGACGCTTATTCGATATGTCGGGGATGTTCAAAATCATGAAGCTTACAGATAATGAGGCATTTGCGCTCGAGATGTTGGGGGTGGCATCATGCGAAATGAAATGA
- the spoIIAB gene encoding anti-sigma F factor: MRNEMTLEFTSVSENESLARVSVAAFVSQINPTMEELTDIKTVVSEAVTNAIIHGYEEKSDEKVLLTCAIDGEEFELIIQDRGQGIENIDIAKEPLYTSKPEWERSGMGFTIMENFMDQVDITSEPGVGTTIRMTKQLTSSRALCN, encoded by the coding sequence ATGCGAAATGAAATGACCTTAGAATTTACAAGCGTAAGTGAAAATGAATCACTTGCTCGCGTATCTGTCGCTGCTTTTGTCAGTCAGATTAATCCGACAATGGAAGAGCTTACGGATATTAAGACGGTTGTATCTGAGGCTGTCACAAATGCGATCATCCATGGATACGAAGAAAAATCTGATGAGAAAGTACTTTTGACATGTGCGATTGATGGGGAGGAATTTGAACTCATCATCCAGGATCGTGGTCAGGGGATTGAAAATATCGATATAGCAAAAGAACCGCTATACACTTCCAAACCGGAGTGGGAGCGGTCTGGAATGGGCTTTACTATCATGGAAAACTTCATGGACCAAGTGGATATTACATCAGAGCCCGGGGTCGGTACAACGATCCGTATGACGAAGCAACTCACGTCATCCCGTGCTCTGTGTAATTGA
- the sigF gene encoding RNA polymerase sporulation sigma factor SigF, whose product MSDTTKERLSDKDVKDLIKKSQAGDQEARDFLVEKNTRLVWSVVQRYLRRGYDQDDLYQIGCIGLLKSIDKFDLSYDVRFSTYAVPMIIGEIQRFIRDDGSVKVSRSLKELNHKVRAKKEELMKENGRSPTVNELADALGLTKEEIVQAEEVGRAPQSIHETVYENEGDPITLVDQIAEEESNWFDHLTLQDVMSKLDKRERLIIYLRYYKDQTQTEVAERLGISQVQVSRLEKKILADMKETMNDTS is encoded by the coding sequence ATGAGCGATACGACAAAAGAACGTCTGTCCGACAAGGATGTCAAAGACTTGATTAAAAAAAGTCAGGCGGGCGATCAAGAGGCGAGGGACTTCTTAGTTGAGAAAAACACCCGTCTTGTTTGGTCGGTCGTCCAAAGATACTTAAGGCGTGGCTATGATCAGGATGACTTGTACCAAATCGGTTGTATTGGTCTCTTGAAATCAATCGATAAGTTTGATTTGAGCTATGATGTTCGTTTTTCCACCTATGCTGTTCCGATGATCATTGGAGAAATCCAGCGTTTTATCAGGGATGACGGAAGTGTTAAAGTCAGTCGAAGTTTAAAAGAACTAAATCATAAAGTCAGGGCTAAAAAAGAAGAACTTATGAAGGAGAATGGTCGTTCTCCGACTGTGAATGAACTGGCAGATGCTTTGGGTCTTACGAAAGAGGAAATCGTCCAGGCGGAGGAAGTTGGACGAGCTCCACAATCCATCCATGAAACCGTTTATGAGAACGAAGGAGATCCGATCACACTTGTCGATCAAATAGCTGAAGAAGAAAGCAATTGGTTCGACCATCTCACGTTGCAGGATGTGATGAGTAAGCTTGATAAACGTGAGAGGCTGATCATATACTTGCGTTACTATAAAGATCAGACTCAGACGGAAGTGGCTGAACGCCTGGGTATCTCGCAAGTGCAAGTTTCCAGGTTAGAGAAGAAGATATTAGCAGACATGAAAGAGACGATGAATGATACTAGCTGA
- a CDS encoding stage V sporulation protein AA, with translation MAAPVYIRTKQSIYVQPLSKVRLADVARVTGSKRHMPELEQMVLHQVAEEDRNIVVIDSFMIVEQVLDKFPQMELELIGPNQCVVHVEKHKRQPSPILICAIWILLFIGAAMAIMNFHYDVSMQSVQQKLHFMLTGEEEEHPLWIQVPYSIGLGIGMILFFNHWFQKRFNEEPSPMEVEIFNYQEDLDHYVAIKENKVEKQDVDR, from the coding sequence TTGGCGGCTCCTGTCTATATTCGCACCAAACAATCGATCTATGTACAACCATTATCAAAAGTCCGCTTGGCTGATGTCGCGCGGGTGACGGGCTCTAAAAGGCATATGCCGGAATTAGAACAAATGGTTTTGCACCAGGTCGCAGAAGAAGATCGGAACATCGTCGTCATTGATTCGTTCATGATCGTCGAGCAGGTTCTTGACAAGTTCCCCCAAATGGAATTGGAACTGATAGGTCCGAACCAATGTGTGGTGCACGTGGAAAAACATAAAAGGCAGCCATCACCTATTCTTATTTGTGCTATCTGGATCTTACTGTTCATAGGGGCGGCCATGGCGATCATGAACTTCCATTATGATGTCAGCATGCAGTCTGTGCAGCAAAAGTTACACTTTATGCTGACAGGAGAAGAGGAAGAACATCCATTATGGATTCAGGTTCCTTATTCGATTGGGCTTGGAATCGGGATGATTCTGTTTTTTAATCATTGGTTCCAAAAGCGATTTAATGAAGAGCCAAGCCCGATGGAAGTTGAAATATTCAATTATCAGGAAGATTTGGACCATTATGTAGCCATTAAAGAAAATAAGGTGGAAAAACAGGATGTGGATCGTTGA
- a CDS encoding stage V sporulation protein AB: MWIVEALIGLASGVAVGTGFVAFLTVLGIVPRLMQLSHTESKLRHYEIAVILGVFFGIYLSFGDFPMKMTLPGLIIWGLFHGIFIGMLAAALTEVLNVFPLLFKRIGVDGFLFTLLMALVLGKIAGSLFQWIIFVR; this comes from the coding sequence ATGTGGATCGTTGAAGCCTTAATAGGCCTTGCTTCAGGGGTAGCTGTCGGTACTGGATTCGTAGCATTTTTGACAGTACTTGGTATCGTACCGAGATTGATGCAGCTGAGTCATACCGAGTCTAAATTGAGGCATTATGAGATAGCTGTCATTCTAGGGGTGTTTTTCGGTATCTATTTGTCATTCGGGGATTTCCCTATGAAAATGACACTGCCTGGATTAATCATTTGGGGATTGTTTCATGGAATCTTCATTGGTATGCTCGCGGCTGCATTAACCGAAGTTCTCAATGTCTTTCCACTCCTTTTTAAACGAATCGGCGTCGACGGTTTTTTGTTCACTTTATTGATGGCTCTCGTACTTGGAAAAATCGCAGGATCCTTGTTTCAATGGATCATCTTCGTCCGTTAA
- the spoVAC gene encoding stage V sporulation protein AC — protein MSKSYQPKPPYLMNCLKAFVVGGLICVFGELLTQMYIHWFDFSEKNAINPTVATLILLSALATGIGVYDKLGQFAGAGSAVPVTGFANSITSAALEHKSEGIVLGIATNLFKLAGSVIVFGVVAAYVLGIIRYVWALIF, from the coding sequence ATGAGTAAATCCTACCAGCCAAAGCCTCCGTATTTGATGAATTGTCTCAAGGCTTTTGTAGTGGGTGGGCTCATCTGTGTATTTGGTGAGCTCTTGACTCAAATGTATATCCATTGGTTTGATTTTAGTGAGAAAAATGCGATTAATCCTACCGTAGCTACTTTGATTCTGCTTTCAGCTTTAGCAACAGGAATTGGGGTCTATGATAAGTTGGGACAGTTCGCGGGGGCAGGGTCTGCGGTACCTGTGACAGGTTTTGCGAATTCCATCACTTCTGCAGCTCTCGAGCATAAGTCAGAAGGTATTGTCCTTGGAATCGCGACGAATTTATTTAAACTTGCTGGCTCTGTCATCGTCTTCGGGGTTGTAGCCGCCTATGTACTGGGCATCATCCGATATGTTTGGGCGCTTATTTTTTAG
- the spoVAD gene encoding stage V sporulation protein AD, protein MSKTGKQTWSFTNPVYLQSTGTVVGPMEGEGPLKDTYDIIHEELHCGEANWELAERKLMIDAVHTCLQKAGVDQSNVDLFLAGDLLNQNVTGNYVARQLGMPVLGMFGACSTSMETLATGAALVSSGYAKQTLVAVSSHNCTAERQFRYPTEYGGQKPSTATFTVTGSGAALISKEPSPIQIEAATIGKVLDYSIKDPFDMGTAMAPAAWDTIKTHLEDMGRVPADYDVIATGDLSSVGTPILRDMMKQDGYDISEVHKDCGLLVYHSDQPVFAGGSGCACSAVVTYGKLVQDLKEGKYKRVLVVATGALMSPMMLQQKESIPGIAHAVVLTKGETQS, encoded by the coding sequence ATGTCTAAAACAGGAAAACAAACTTGGTCTTTTACTAACCCTGTATATTTACAGTCGACAGGCACAGTGGTCGGCCCCATGGAGGGTGAAGGACCACTTAAAGATACGTATGACATCATTCATGAAGAGCTTCATTGTGGTGAAGCAAACTGGGAGTTGGCAGAAAGGAAATTGATGATCGATGCCGTCCACACATGTCTGCAAAAAGCAGGTGTGGATCAATCGAATGTTGATTTGTTCCTGGCTGGGGACCTGCTTAATCAAAACGTGACTGGGAATTATGTGGCTCGTCAACTTGGTATGCCGGTTCTTGGAATGTTCGGCGCATGTTCGACTAGTATGGAGACACTTGCGACAGGGGCCGCACTTGTTTCATCAGGCTATGCTAAACAAACGTTAGTCGCTGTAAGTTCCCACAATTGTACAGCGGAAAGGCAATTCCGTTACCCAACTGAGTATGGAGGGCAGAAACCTAGCACAGCGACATTTACCGTTACCGGAAGCGGAGCTGCTCTTATTTCCAAAGAACCTTCCCCGATTCAAATTGAAGCAGCGACGATTGGTAAAGTGTTGGACTATAGCATCAAAGACCCTTTCGACATGGGGACAGCAATGGCTCCTGCAGCATGGGACACAATCAAAACTCATTTAGAAGATATGGGGCGTGTACCTGCCGATTATGATGTCATTGCCACGGGAGACTTATCATCTGTCGGGACACCGATTCTCAGAGATATGATGAAGCAGGATGGGTATGATATCAGCGAGGTTCACAAAGATTGTGGTTTATTGGTCTACCATAGTGATCAGCCTGTATTCGCTGGAGGGAGCGGTTGTGCCTGTTCTGCTGTAGTCACTTACGGGAAGCTCGTTCAAGATTTAAAAGAAGGCAAATACAAACGAGTTCTAGTAGTGGCGACAGGCGCATTGATGAGTCCGATGATGCTTCAACAGAAAGAATCGATTCCAGGAATTGCGCATGCGGTCGTTTTAACGAAGGGAGAGACGCAGTCATGA
- the spoVAE gene encoding stage V sporulation protein AE, which translates to MTFLWAFIVGGLICVIGQLLMDVFKLTPAHVMSSFVVAGAVLDAFDLYDNLIEFAGAGATVPITSFGHSLLHGAMEQADEHGIIGVAIGIFELTSAGIASAILFGFIVAVLFKPKG; encoded by the coding sequence ATGACCTTCTTATGGGCGTTCATTGTAGGAGGACTGATTTGTGTCATCGGCCAACTTTTAATGGATGTTTTTAAATTGACACCCGCACATGTAATGTCATCATTTGTCGTAGCAGGAGCAGTCCTGGATGCGTTCGACCTTTATGACAATCTGATTGAGTTTGCAGGAGCAGGGGCGACCGTACCGATTACGAGCTTCGGACACTCTTTGTTACATGGAGCGATGGAACAGGCGGATGAACACGGAATCATCGGTGTAGCCATTGGAATATTTGAATTGACGTCTGCCGGTATTGCATCGGCCATTTTATTCGGCTTTATCGTGGCTGTTTTATTCAAGCCGAAAGGATAA
- a CDS encoding spore germination protein has protein sequence MPKEKETPIVMKLEQNRKVMNDRIGVDASFDIGFRTLKILDHEVNVYYVTGLVETPVIVEVMRQLFEMNDTTEEVTSVFQQIKDDIPHQQVEVVSNMEKVITQVLSGLIAIFIEGETEVFIVDVRAYPGRTPQEPDTEKVIRGARDGYTENIIENTALTRRRIRDERLRHEIMQVGKRSKTDVCLSYIQDVADPGLVKLIKEEIKKIDIDGLSMADKTLEEFLVNQGRNPFPLVRYTERPDVAAAHLFEGHVLIMVDTSPSMIITPTTYFHHVQHAEEFRQSPPVGTFVRWVRFFGIFASVFLLPLWMLFVMQPDLLPPNLSFIGPNEESSIPIIYQILLADLGLEMLRIAAIHTPTPLSTAMGLIAAVLIGQIAIDVGMFVPEVILYVAVSAIGSYSTPSYELSVANKMARVLFVIFVAIFGIKGFMVGFLAYVLLLASTKSLNTPYLWPFMPFNAKAAVQILLRLSMPSLKIRPSVVHPQNNNRQN, from the coding sequence ATGCCTAAAGAAAAGGAAACACCAATCGTAATGAAGTTGGAACAGAATAGAAAAGTGATGAATGATCGAATTGGAGTGGATGCGTCGTTCGACATCGGCTTCCGTACACTGAAAATTCTCGATCATGAGGTGAACGTCTATTATGTAACAGGTCTAGTCGAAACACCGGTTATCGTTGAAGTGATGCGCCAGTTGTTTGAGATGAACGATACGACGGAAGAAGTGACATCTGTTTTCCAGCAAATCAAAGATGACATCCCCCATCAGCAAGTGGAAGTCGTCAGCAATATGGAAAAAGTGATCACTCAAGTTTTATCAGGCCTTATTGCCATTTTCATTGAAGGTGAAACGGAAGTCTTTATCGTCGATGTGCGTGCCTATCCAGGGCGTACCCCGCAGGAACCGGACACGGAGAAAGTCATCAGGGGTGCCCGCGATGGTTATACAGAAAACATTATTGAAAATACCGCACTGACAAGAAGAAGGATTCGTGACGAACGTTTACGACATGAAATTATGCAGGTCGGTAAGCGTTCAAAGACAGATGTTTGTCTATCCTATATTCAGGATGTCGCTGACCCGGGTCTTGTTAAATTGATAAAAGAAGAAATAAAGAAAATCGACATTGATGGACTTTCTATGGCTGATAAGACATTAGAGGAATTTCTTGTCAATCAAGGGAGGAACCCGTTCCCGCTGGTCCGATACACGGAGAGGCCGGATGTTGCTGCTGCGCACTTATTTGAAGGTCATGTGCTCATCATGGTGGATACCTCACCAAGTATGATCATTACTCCGACTACCTATTTTCATCACGTCCAGCATGCTGAAGAATTCCGTCAATCCCCACCTGTAGGGACGTTTGTTCGCTGGGTGAGGTTCTTTGGAATCTTTGCTTCTGTTTTTTTACTACCATTATGGATGCTTTTCGTCATGCAGCCAGACCTTTTACCTCCAAACCTTTCGTTTATAGGGCCTAATGAAGAAAGCAGCATCCCGATCATTTATCAGATTTTACTTGCTGATTTAGGGTTAGAGATGTTGAGGATCGCTGCCATTCATACGCCGACACCGCTCTCGACCGCGATGGGCTTGATTGCCGCTGTGCTTATCGGGCAGATTGCCATCGATGTTGGAATGTTCGTGCCTGAAGTTATTTTATATGTGGCTGTCAGTGCCATCGGATCTTATTCTACACCGAGTTATGAATTGTCAGTAGCAAATAAAATGGCTCGCGTCCTTTTTGTCATCTTTGTTGCTATATTCGGTATTAAAGGATTCATGGTCGGATTCCTTGCCTATGTTCTCCTGCTTGCGAGCACGAAGTCTCTGAACACTCCCTACTTATGGCCGTTCATGCCTTTCAATGCTAAGGCTGCAGTGCAAATTCTGCTGCGTTTGAGTATGCCTTCCTTGAAAATCCGTCCGAGTGTTGTTCACCCGCAAAATAACAATCGACAAAATTAA
- the lysA gene encoding diaminopimelate decarboxylase, which produces MNHEVNEQGQLMIGQVSAKELADHYGTPLYVYDVEKIREKARAFVRTFHENDVPAQVAYASKAFSSVAILQVAHQEGLSLDVVSEGELHTALEAGFPVGKIHMHGNNKSVRELEMAVEHGIGCIVVDNFYEIELLSNILDDQDRDMDVLLRVTPGIEAHTHDYILTGQEDSKFGFDLTSGQAEEAFMKVEDHKRIRLLGLHCHIGSQIFETSGFEMATRKLFTTLKEWKDRFEYTADVLNLGGGFGIQYTKEDQPLDLDQYAYALIGEVKGLSEHYGYPMPEIWIEPGRAIVGEAGTTIYTIGSIKDIPDVRTYVSVDGGMTDNIRPALYQAKYEAALVDKMNESEEKEYSIAGKCCESGDMLIWDVALPKVEHGDRLAVFSTGAYGYAMANNYNRFQKAAVVFVENGLHQLVVRRESYQEMTRLDLSYEK; this is translated from the coding sequence ATGAACCATGAGGTGAATGAGCAAGGTCAACTTATGATTGGACAAGTATCTGCAAAAGAACTTGCCGATCATTATGGGACACCTTTATATGTGTACGATGTTGAAAAAATCAGAGAAAAAGCCAGAGCATTTGTCCGTACGTTTCATGAAAATGATGTGCCAGCACAAGTCGCCTATGCAAGCAAAGCTTTTTCTTCTGTTGCAATTTTGCAAGTTGCCCATCAAGAGGGACTAAGTCTTGATGTCGTTTCAGAAGGGGAGCTGCACACAGCGCTGGAAGCTGGCTTCCCAGTCGGAAAAATTCATATGCACGGCAATAATAAAAGCGTCCGCGAATTGGAGATGGCCGTGGAACATGGAATTGGATGTATTGTAGTAGACAATTTTTATGAAATCGAATTACTTAGTAATATTTTGGACGATCAAGACCGTGACATGGACGTGCTCTTAAGAGTAACTCCGGGAATCGAAGCTCACACACATGATTACATCCTTACAGGGCAGGAAGATTCAAAGTTCGGTTTCGACTTAACCAGTGGACAAGCAGAAGAAGCATTTATGAAAGTTGAAGACCATAAACGTATCCGGCTGCTTGGTCTGCATTGTCATATCGGCTCCCAAATATTTGAGACGAGCGGATTTGAAATGGCGACACGTAAACTGTTCACCACCTTGAAAGAATGGAAGGACAGGTTCGAATATACGGCTGACGTCCTTAACTTGGGCGGAGGATTCGGAATTCAATATACAAAGGAAGACCAACCTTTGGACCTGGATCAATATGCTTATGCATTGATTGGAGAAGTGAAGGGTTTATCAGAGCATTACGGATATCCTATGCCTGAAATCTGGATTGAGCCAGGGAGGGCGATTGTCGGAGAAGCAGGAACGACGATTTATACCATCGGGTCGATTAAAGATATCCCGGATGTGCGCACATATGTTTCTGTTGATGGAGGGATGACAGACAATATCCGTCCAGCTTTGTACCAGGCGAAATATGAAGCAGCACTCGTTGATAAAATGAACGAATCAGAGGAAAAAGAATACTCGATAGCTGGAAAGTGCTGTGAATCTGGAGATATGCTAATATGGGATGTGGCACTACCGAAAGTAGAGCACGGGGATAGACTTGCAGTTTTCAGCACAGGAGCGTATGGTTATGCTATGGCAAACAATTACAACCGCTTTCAAAAAGCAGCGGTTGTGTTCGTTGAAAACGGACTGCACCAATTGGTAGTGCGAAGAGAGAGTTATCAGGAAATGACAAGACTTGATTTATCCTATGAAAAATGA
- a CDS encoding peptidylprolyl isomerase, which produces MKQATIQFENGEKMVIELYDEAAPNTVANFEKLANDEFYDGLTFHRVIPDFVIQGGCPDGTGAGGPGYTIKCETEGNPHKHERGTLSMAHAGKDTGGSQFFVCHSPQPHLDGRHTVFGKVIEGVDSVDRVRVGDMMQKVRVEEK; this is translated from the coding sequence ATGAAACAAGCAACGATTCAATTTGAAAACGGGGAAAAAATGGTGATTGAACTTTATGATGAGGCAGCACCTAATACAGTAGCGAATTTTGAAAAACTAGCAAATGATGAATTTTATGATGGTTTGACTTTCCACCGTGTCATCCCTGATTTCGTCATTCAAGGAGGCTGCCCAGATGGAACAGGCGCAGGCGGCCCGGGATATACGATCAAATGCGAAACAGAAGGGAACCCACATAAACATGAACGGGGAACTCTGTCTATGGCTCACGCCGGAAAAGATACCGGTGGAAGTCAGTTCTTCGTTTGTCATTCTCCGCAGCCGCACCTGGATGGTCGGCACACAGTATTTGGGAAAGTGATTGAAGGAGTAGACAGCGTTGATCGTGTCCGTGTTGGAGATATGATGCAAAAAGTGAGAGTAGAAGAAAAGTAA